Proteins from one Acropora muricata isolate sample 2 chromosome 9, ASM3666990v1, whole genome shotgun sequence genomic window:
- the LOC136928041 gene encoding ubiquitin carboxyl-terminal hydrolase CYLD-like, with the protein MEEPRNRYILLQDRVGEIMERSMLTLGFGTKSTPTQLLKGELLEALPENEQPGDSTRIALGGIDRKLRVECRMEDVMKLTVQEVDLLLAISSATSRYQICFDRKRLDFGKRLKSGSQVLVSINGVSKELPGVVWFTGELPNSTGTMFGIELHKNPGFGTSDGTFRNKRYFRCAPDSGVFVGLDKLAPFEDDNNYSEFRTPSKSPKRDDHGQVNFKSRLDSVFPSFLKVKSDLRFPQPRHFDALKIDQRVVTFCDKGTPFRGTVRYTGDVEDSSGYVQSIVGLELDERDGSGTGKWKGHQLFVCKRDHAHFVDIETVMLEEDFDREAERAKEKAASQKQDKQLRDLKMQERRLDREITTRSLSYNVPREASDRASKGTVRRANSFNSAAVIVAAGESSKTDTREFIEKQQQLLDGFKKSPSSDEDVTMNDDERTDSASFNLNFDDKHFQISVSHNQPITTQPGFSEAGYYDYVNIDEDGNEEAWNSYNKAGEYVTAMQLDPEIDQYPRQHAPEISPGRTRESEIGSSLSQEPSVVAGSHREGQQIEEVQGIEDQKTIEVPRGFELGTMVEVPTHTPGQPTFGVIRWIGYLPQMKDKLIVGLELEQEISACSDGTFNGTRYFTCQSGRGFFCILENCRKDSRFTPNSPSSDTVPSGKAFGSSESSIIKGITGPPEALREEFCGNMRGLQGHHNSCYLDATLYSMFAFSCVFDTLLLRKRRETDLPEYDEVQCVLREAIVNPLRVEGFVRADRVLHLRKLLDKLSSTAGLINEEKDPEEFLNSLLKQVLKADPFLHLKSRDSSVKDGEGAYFYQIITEKDDSVKIAQVQNILEDSFFSADIILAEVPSCLILQMPRFGSRYKMYDMILPNLELDVSYIVESVPRVCNMCGQKVAQYECKSCLQTGMFKEEDNGITSFCSECHQQIHTNPKRRDHKFRPILVPRQLIKQTEEKQSLPGKQKMDLFAVVCIETSHYVAFVKCGTTPDSPWCFFDSMADRKGEKNGYNIPAVTPCPEAVEWLSKDPKEILAAKERGEVPDKVRRLLGDGYLCMYQNLDMTMYK; encoded by the exons GCAAGAGGTTGATTTGCTTTTAGCCATTTCCTCGGCGACATCAAGGTATCAAATATGCTTTGACAGAAAACGGCTGGATTTTGGTAAACGATTGAAAAGCGGAAGTCAGGTTTTGGTTTCAATTAACGGTGTTTCCAAGGAATTGCCTGGTGTAGTCTGGTTCACAGGAGAGTTGCCCAATTCAACTGGCACTATGTTCGGAATTGAATTGCAT AAAAATCCAGGCTTTGGAACATCTGATGGAACATTTCGAAACAAACGTTATTTCAGGTGTGCTCCAGACTCTGGTGTTTTTGTTGGACTTGATAAACTTGCACCATTTGaagatgataataattattcagaGTTTAGAACTCCTTCCAAGTCACCCAAGAGAGATGACCATGGTCAAGTTAACTTTAAATCAAGACTGGACTCAGTTTTTCCATCTTTTTTGAAAGTGAAAAGTGACTTAAGGTTCCCTCAGCCAAGACATTTTGATGCtctaaaaatcgaccaaagagTTGTGACATTTTGTGATAAAGGCACCCCTTTCAGAGGAACAGTACGTTATACTGGTGATGTAGAAGATTCAAGTGGATATGTTCAAAGTATCGTGGGATTGGAGCTG GATGAAAGGGATGGAAGTGGAACTGGCAAATGGAAAGGACACCAGCTCTTTGTCTGTAAGAGGGATCATGCTCACTTTGTTGATATTGAAACTGTCATGCTAGAAGAGGATTTTGACAGGGAAGCTGAAAGGGCAAAGGAAAAGGCAGCATCGCAAAAACAGGATAAACAACTCAGAGACTTAAAAATGCAGGAAAGAAGACTTGACAGGGAAATAACTACCAGGTCATTGAGTTATAATGTTCCACGTGAAGCCTCAG ATAGAGCAAGTAAGGGAACTGTTAGGCGAGcaaattcattcaattcagCAGCTGTCATAGTTGCTGCTGGAGAAAGCAGTAAGACTGATACCAGAGAATTCAtagaaaaacaacagcaactgCTTGATGGTTTCAAAAAGAGCCCCTCTTCTGACGAAGACGTTACAATGAATGATGATGAAAGAACAGATAGCGCAAGCTTCAATTTGAATTTTGATGACAAGCATTTTCAGATTTCAGTTTCTCATAATCAACCAATAACTACACAGCCTGGCTTTTCTGAAGCAGGGTATTATGATTATGTGAACATTGACGAAGATGGTAATGAAGAGGCATGGAACAGCTATAACAAGGCGGGTGAATATG TGACTGCAATGCAGCTAGATCCAGAAATTGACCAATATCCAAGACAACATGCCCCAGAGATCAGCCCTGGAAGAACGAGAGAGTCTGAAATAGGAAGCTCTTTGTCTCAAGAACCTTCAGTTGTTGCTGGGAGTCACAGGGAAGGCCAACAGATTGAAGAAGTACAAG GCATTGAAGATCAAAAAACCATTGAAGTTCCTCGTGGCTTTGAACTGGGCACTATGGTCGAGGTTCCAACCCACACACCAGGTCAACCAACATTTGGTGTCATAAGATGGATTGGGTATCTTCCACAAATGAAGGATAAGCTTATTGTTGGCTTGGAGTTG GAGCAGGAAATATCTGCTTGTTCTGATGGGACATTTAATGGGACAAGGTATTTCACATGTCAATCAGGAAGAGGTTTCTTTTGTATATTAGAAAACTGTAGAAAAGACTCTCGCTTCACTCCAAATTCACCCAGCAGTGATACAGTTCCTTCTGGCAAAG CTTTTGGAAGTTCAGAATCGTCAATTATCAAAGGAATCACTGGACCTCCCGAGGCCCTTCGGGAAGAATTCTGTGGAAACATGCGTGGTCTTCAAGGTCATCACAACTCCTGTTATCTTGATGCAACGCTGTACAGTATGTTTGCTTTTTCGTGTGTTTTTGACACTCTACTGCTTAGGAAAAGAAGGGAAACTGATTTACCAGAATATGATGAAGTACAGTGTGTCCTGAGGGAAGCCATTGTTAATCCACTGAGAGT ggAGGGTTTCGTGCGAGCGGACCGAGTTCTTCATCTCAGAAAGTTGCTGGATAAACTCAGTTCAACAGCTGGTCTTATCAACGAGGAAAAAG ATCCGGAAGAGTTTCTAAACTCTCTTCTAAAGCAAGTGTTGAAAGCAGATCCGTTCCTTCACTTAAA ATCTAGAGATTCAAGTGTGAAGGACGGCGAAGGTGCGTATTTCTATCAAATCATAACAGAGAAAGACGATTCTGTCAAAATTGCTCAAGTTCAGAATATTTTGGAGGATTCGTTCTTCTCCGCAGATATCATCCTTGCAGAG GTTCCTTCGTGTCTGATACTTCAGATGCCGCGATTCGGTAGCAGATACAAGATGTACGACATGATTCTACCCAACCTCGAACTAGATGTCTCGTACATTGTGGAAAGTG TTCCTCGCGTGTGCAACATGTGCGGCCAGAAGGTGGCACAATACGAGTgcaagagttgtttacaaacgGGAATGTTTAAAGAGGAGGACAACGGTATAACGAGCTTCTGTTCCGAGTGTCACCAGCAAATTCACACGAATCCGAAACGAAGGGACCATAAATTCAGACCTATTCTGGTCCCTCGGCAACTGATCAAACAGACAGAGGAAAAACAGTCTTTACCGGGAAAACAGAAAATGGATCTGTTTGCTGTAGTGTGTATAGAGACCAGCCATTACGTTGCGTTTGTCAAGTGCGGTACCACTCCCGATTCGCCGTGGTGTTTCTTTGATAGCATGGCGGACAGAAAGG GGGAAAAGAATGGCTATAACATCCCAGCAGTGACGCCGTGTCCTGAAGCTGTGGAATGGCTTTCGAAAGATCCTAAGGAAATCTTGGCAGCTAAAGAAAGAGGAGAGGTTCCAGACAAAGTGCGCCGTCTTTTGGGCGACGGGTATCTTTGCATGTACCAGAACCTGGACATGACAATGTATAAATAA